One genomic window of Psychrobacter cibarius includes the following:
- a CDS encoding phospholipase D family protein, protein MSMFSIEPSNLSLSLTLGLTLGLSGCQVLPKQPHLPESQALSARVHDLYQQEDNQETGQSDTVATNDVDLVASISEQNDIHPDLSGYHPIVTGANAFASRSILTDMSTRNIDAQYYIWHNDQAGQLLLKDLWEAAERGIIVRLLLDDFNNDATFDQHLLRFSSHPNIAVRIINPLMHRKFQTLNYVTGLPRINRRMHNKSMTFDKQITIIGGRNIGNEYLSNDQNSQFADLDVLLIGKVVADIDNSFSSYWSSPLSFDIETLVKPDNNTAPDFLAALDKLGQDEKGSDNHLTVYKEALEESTIDSDLVNKRVPFRWTDMQFLSDDVGKLSKTVPADTNLVHQLRTLLGSPTKKLTIISSYFVPTKDGVNTLVQLAEAGIEIKILTNSFDATDVTAVHSGYSQWRPNLLRAGVKIYELKSTASEEKRENKLWKARSQSSTSLHAKTFAVDDYQVFIGSYNVDPRSANINTEMGVIINDDELAKQLHGALSDDLLNQAYEVKLSDNGKLQWHTMEDDKKVVYDSEPRVDISDHVWLTIMSWLPIDWLL, encoded by the coding sequence ATGTCGATGTTCAGTATAGAACCAAGCAACTTATCGTTGAGTCTAACACTCGGACTAACCTTAGGTCTTAGTGGATGTCAGGTTTTGCCAAAACAGCCACACTTACCTGAGAGCCAAGCATTATCAGCACGAGTACATGATTTATATCAACAAGAAGACAATCAAGAAACTGGACAAAGTGACACAGTAGCAACCAATGACGTTGATTTGGTAGCATCGATTAGCGAGCAGAATGATATTCACCCAGATTTATCTGGCTATCACCCCATTGTAACTGGTGCCAATGCTTTTGCTTCTCGCAGCATATTAACGGACATGTCCACACGTAATATCGATGCGCAGTATTATATTTGGCATAATGACCAAGCTGGTCAGCTACTATTGAAAGATCTGTGGGAAGCGGCTGAACGCGGCATCATTGTACGCTTACTATTAGATGATTTTAATAATGATGCCACTTTCGATCAGCATTTATTACGTTTTTCCAGTCATCCGAATATCGCGGTACGAATCATCAATCCGCTGATGCATCGTAAGTTTCAAACATTAAACTACGTCACAGGTCTGCCACGTATCAATCGCCGCATGCATAATAAAAGCATGACTTTTGATAAGCAGATTACCATCATTGGGGGACGTAATATTGGCAATGAATATTTAAGCAATGACCAAAATAGTCAATTTGCGGATTTGGATGTTTTACTCATCGGTAAAGTCGTCGCAGATATTGACAACAGTTTTTCAAGCTATTGGTCGTCGCCTTTGTCATTTGACATCGAAACTTTAGTGAAGCCTGATAACAATACAGCGCCTGATTTCCTAGCGGCACTGGACAAGCTCGGTCAGGATGAAAAAGGTAGCGACAATCATTTGACGGTGTATAAAGAAGCGCTAGAAGAGTCAACGATAGATAGTGACTTGGTCAATAAACGCGTGCCTTTTCGCTGGACAGACATGCAGTTTTTGAGTGATGATGTGGGCAAACTAAGCAAAACAGTACCAGCGGATACCAATTTGGTGCATCAATTGCGTACCTTATTAGGCAGTCCAACCAAAAAGCTAACCATCATTTCCTCTTACTTTGTACCCACCAAAGATGGTGTCAATACTTTAGTGCAATTGGCTGAAGCTGGTATCGAGATTAAGATTTTGACCAATTCATTTGATGCGACCGACGTGACTGCTGTGCATTCTGGCTATAGTCAATGGCGACCTAATTTGCTGCGCGCCGGTGTCAAAATATACGAGCTAAAATCCACCGCCTCTGAAGAAAAACGCGAAAACAAGCTTTGGAAAGCTCGTAGTCAATCCTCAACCAGTTTACATGCAAAAACGTTTGCCGTTGATGACTATCAAGTGTTCATTGGCTCCTATAATGTCGACCCTCGCTCTGCCAATATCAATACAGAGATGGGTGTGATCATCAATGATGATGAGCTGGCAAAACAATTGCATGGTGCGCTGAGCGATGACCTGCTAAACCAGGCTTATGAAGTCAAACTATCAGATAATGGTAAGCTACAGTGGCATACTATGGAAGACGATAAAAAAGTGGTTTATGATTCAGAGCCACGCGTCGATATCAGCGATCATGTCTGGCTGACTATCATGTCATGGCTACCTATTGATTGGTTGCTATAG
- a CDS encoding MFS transporter — protein MPSRSQYAMMSSKDRNTVLFICFSSAVAFFDFLIYLYLADIMATAFFPANIDPAITKVQGLGLFAIGYLARPLGGIIFGRYGDIKGRKPILLISILVTAVSLLAMACLPTYGQWGLIAPTLFIVLRLIQGMAFGLYVPLAWVFVAEHVPRQYSSVSCSYVTASFYVGVLFSNAFFLWLTNSMTTEQLANYGWRLPFFIAAILSLLPLLAWRWIDESPFFLEMKNSKPSDYVAKPFNLLFKHCKHSLFIGMVLTLIVSSITTVVVLLLPDLIELRFTLDSDLFGFSHSLGIVFMVFGCIFYGIISNHQNFGKILTVGSILLIAQMFAFFYHLQASGDYILIMYALLGFCAGIVGMIPAILVQLFPTNVRLTGMAFCYNIAYGIVGVLVPFGLGYATLYVSFSPALYIAFIGFIGIIMGIYFYNLPEFKKIDHII, from the coding sequence ATGCCTTCTCGTTCTCAATATGCAATGATGTCTTCTAAAGACAGAAACACCGTACTGTTTATCTGCTTTAGCAGCGCAGTCGCGTTTTTTGATTTTTTGATTTATTTATATCTAGCAGATATCATGGCGACCGCTTTTTTCCCTGCTAATATCGACCCAGCTATTACGAAGGTGCAAGGGCTTGGTCTATTTGCAATTGGCTATTTGGCACGCCCACTTGGCGGTATCATCTTTGGTCGTTATGGTGATATCAAAGGCCGAAAACCCATACTATTGATCAGTATATTAGTGACGGCGGTCAGCTTGTTGGCGATGGCATGCTTACCGACCTATGGACAGTGGGGGCTGATTGCACCAACCTTATTTATAGTCTTGAGGCTGATACAAGGCATGGCATTTGGTCTTTATGTGCCACTCGCTTGGGTTTTTGTGGCAGAGCATGTACCACGCCAATATTCGTCAGTATCTTGTAGCTATGTCACCGCCAGTTTTTATGTAGGCGTGCTGTTTTCTAATGCCTTTTTTCTTTGGTTAACCAATTCTATGACGACTGAGCAATTGGCTAATTACGGCTGGCGCTTGCCATTTTTCATCGCGGCTATTCTGAGTTTATTACCATTATTGGCGTGGCGATGGATAGATGAGTCACCCTTTTTTCTGGAAATGAAAAACTCAAAACCAAGCGATTATGTTGCCAAACCCTTCAATTTACTCTTTAAGCATTGTAAACACTCGCTATTTATCGGCATGGTTCTCACGCTTATTGTTTCTAGCATCACGACCGTTGTTGTGCTATTGCTACCCGATTTGATTGAATTACGTTTTACCTTAGACAGCGATTTATTTGGATTCTCACACAGTCTGGGTATTGTGTTCATGGTTTTTGGTTGTATTTTTTATGGGATAATATCCAACCATCAAAACTTCGGTAAGATTCTGACGGTTGGCTCTATTCTTTTGATCGCTCAGATGTTTGCCTTTTTTTACCATCTGCAAGCCAGCGGTGACTACATCCTCATTATGTATGCGCTTTTAGGCTTTTGTGCTGGCATCGTTGGGATGATACCTGCCATCCTTGTACAGTTATTTCCGACCAATGTACGACTAACAGGAATGGCTTTTTGTTATAATATCGCCTACGGTATTGTTGGAGTGCTTGTGCCTTTTGGACTGGGTTATGCCACTCTGTATGTGAGTTTCTCACCAGCGCTCTACATTGCATTTATCGGTTTTATCGGCATAATAATGGGTATTTATTTTTATAATTTGCCTGAATTCAAAAAAATCGACCACATTATTTAG
- a CDS encoding O-succinylhomoserine sulfhydrylase: MSQSQAHDDKNVDKLDPNWRSDALNLALDYGMQTIAVRAGQHRTDEGEHSEAIFTTSSYVYTSAADAAAHFNGDKTGNVYSRHTNPSVRTFERRLAALENGERAVATASGMGAILTMCLAYLKAGDHLLAANQLFGSSIGLFNNYMAKFGVEVSYVDCFDNEAWANAVQPNTKVIYCESPSNPLAQICDIGFLSQLCKANDILLVVDNCFATPALQRPLDLGADVVIHSATKYLDGQGRVLGGALVGSDKLMQEAFTVVRSGGISMSPFNAWVFTKGLETLKLRMQAHCQNANQVAEFLVNHPNVSAVHFSGLSDHPAHELATRQHHMTDGYGAIMGFEVKASDSTDSNSRDSKSAAWHVIDSTQMVSITNNLGDAKTTITHPATTTHFRLSAKERAEAGVKDGLIRLSVGLEDVEDIIKDLARGLDSL, translated from the coding sequence ATGAGTCAGTCGCAAGCCCATGATGATAAAAATGTAGATAAATTAGATCCAAACTGGCGCAGTGACGCGCTCAATTTAGCTCTCGATTATGGTATGCAAACCATTGCTGTACGGGCAGGGCAACATCGTACCGATGAGGGTGAGCACTCAGAGGCTATTTTTACCACCAGCTCATACGTTTATACCTCAGCGGCAGATGCCGCGGCACATTTTAATGGAGACAAGACGGGCAACGTGTACTCACGCCATACCAATCCGAGTGTGCGTACCTTCGAGCGTCGTTTGGCAGCGCTTGAAAACGGTGAGCGCGCAGTGGCGACAGCCTCTGGCATGGGGGCGATTTTGACTATGTGCTTGGCATATCTGAAAGCGGGCGATCATTTGCTTGCTGCCAATCAATTATTTGGCTCATCGATTGGTCTATTTAATAATTATATGGCAAAGTTCGGTGTGGAAGTCAGCTACGTTGATTGCTTCGATAATGAGGCGTGGGCAAACGCCGTTCAACCAAATACCAAAGTCATTTATTGCGAAAGCCCTAGCAATCCATTGGCACAGATTTGTGATATCGGCTTTTTAAGCCAGCTGTGTAAAGCTAATGATATCCTACTCGTTGTGGATAATTGCTTTGCTACCCCAGCTTTGCAGCGTCCGCTTGATTTGGGTGCCGATGTGGTGATTCATTCTGCAACTAAGTATCTAGACGGTCAGGGTCGAGTACTCGGCGGCGCATTGGTCGGCAGTGATAAGCTCATGCAAGAGGCGTTTACCGTGGTACGCTCGGGCGGTATCAGTATGAGTCCATTTAACGCATGGGTATTTACCAAAGGGTTAGAGACGCTGAAACTGCGTATGCAAGCGCATTGTCAAAATGCCAATCAAGTGGCAGAGTTTTTGGTTAATCATCCCAATGTTAGTGCCGTACATTTCTCAGGTTTGAGTGATCATCCCGCTCATGAGCTTGCGACGCGTCAACATCATATGACAGATGGCTATGGTGCTATCATGGGTTTTGAAGTAAAGGCTTCTGACAGCACTGATTCAAATAGTCGTGATTCGAAATCTGCCGCTTGGCATGTCATTGATTCCACCCAAATGGTTTCTATCACCAATAACTTGGGCGATGCCAAAACGACGATTACCCATCCTGCAACAACGACCCATTTTCGTTTGAGTGCAAAAGAGCGCGCAGAAGCGGGCGTAAAAGATGGTCTTATTCGTTTGTCAGTAGGCTTAGAAGATGTAGAAGATATCATCAAAGATTTGGCGCGTGGTTTAGACAGTTTGTAA
- a CDS encoding glycosyl hydrolase 108 family protein yields MANFESLFNRLMEHEGGYVNHPSDPGGETMWGVTKRVARAYGYNGSMRNLPKATAQAIADKNYWQVVRGEDLPDDVAWQVFDAAYNHGNRQAIKFLQRAVGITGKDVDGIIGNQTLNAVKCMDSDRIVMLFIAERLEFFTNLGTWATFGKGWSRRIVGNLRWAAKDN; encoded by the coding sequence ATGGCTAATTTTGAGAGTTTATTTAATAGGCTGATGGAACATGAGGGCGGTTATGTCAATCATCCAAGTGACCCTGGCGGTGAAACGATGTGGGGAGTAACTAAGCGTGTTGCTCGTGCTTATGGTTATAATGGCTCGATGCGTAATTTGCCAAAAGCCACAGCTCAAGCGATTGCCGATAAAAACTATTGGCAGGTTGTCAGAGGTGAGGATTTGCCAGATGATGTCGCTTGGCAAGTTTTTGATGCAGCTTACAATCACGGCAACCGTCAGGCTATCAAGTTTCTACAGCGAGCAGTAGGCATTACCGGTAAAGACGTGGACGGTATCATCGGCAATCAGACGCTAAACGCAGTCAAGTGTATGGATTCAGACCGCATTGTTATGCTATTCATTGCTGAACGCTTAGAGTTTTTTACCAATCTTGGCACATGGGCGACGTTTGGTAAAGGTTGGTCACGTCGTATCGTCGGTAACTTGCGATGGGCAGCTAAAGATAATTAG